Proteins co-encoded in one Novosphingobium sp. PP1Y genomic window:
- a CDS encoding electron transfer flavoprotein subunit beta/FixA family protein, whose protein sequence is MKIIVPVKRVIDYNVKPRVKSDGTGVDLANVKMSMNPFDEIAVEEAIRLKEAGKAEEIIAVSVGPAKAQETLRTALAMGADRAILVETDAEVEPLAVAKILKAIVAEENPGLVILGKQAIDDDSNQTGQMLAALLGRPQGTFASKVEIDGDSVAVTREVDGGLETVRLAMPAIVTTDLRLNEPRYASLPNIMKAKKKPLDSKSPADYGVEIAPRLKTLKVSEPPVRQAGIKVPDVDALVAKLKEMGVA, encoded by the coding sequence ATGAAAATCATCGTCCCGGTAAAGCGGGTGATCGACTACAACGTAAAGCCGCGGGTGAAGTCCGACGGCACCGGCGTTGATCTTGCCAACGTCAAGATGAGCATGAACCCCTTCGACGAAATCGCCGTCGAGGAAGCCATCCGCCTCAAGGAAGCGGGCAAGGCCGAAGAGATCATTGCGGTCTCGGTCGGCCCGGCCAAGGCACAGGAAACGCTGCGCACGGCGCTCGCCATGGGTGCGGACCGCGCGATCCTGGTGGAAACCGACGCCGAAGTCGAACCGCTGGCCGTTGCCAAGATCCTGAAAGCGATCGTCGCTGAAGAGAACCCCGGCCTCGTCATCCTCGGCAAGCAGGCCATCGACGACGATAGCAATCAGACCGGCCAGATGCTCGCTGCGCTGCTGGGCCGCCCGCAGGGCACTTTCGCCAGCAAGGTCGAGATCGACGGCGACAGCGTGGCTGTGACCCGTGAAGTCGACGGCGGTCTGGAGACCGTGAGGCTTGCCATGCCGGCCATCGTCACCACCGACCTGCGCCTCAACGAACCGCGCTACGCATCGCTGCCGAACATCATGAAGGCGAAGAAGAAGCCGCTCGATAGCAAGTCGCCGGCCGACTACGGCGTCGAGATCGCTCCGCGGCTCAAGACCCTCAAGGTCTCCGAACCGCCGGTACGCCAGGCGGGCATCAAGGTGCCCGACGTCGATGCGCTGGTTGCCAAGCTCAAGGAAATGGGAGTCGCCTGA
- the sucC gene encoding ADP-forming succinate--CoA ligase subunit beta: MNIHEYQAKELLAKYGVGIPAGIAALTVEEAVAAAKQLPGPLYVVKAQIHAGGRGKGKFKELGPDAKGGVRLAKSIEEVEAFAKEMLGNTLVTVQTGEAGKQVNRLYVTDGVDIAKEYYFSMLVDRASGRVAMIASTEGGMDIEEVAHSTPEKITTVTIDPAEGFQPHHGRAVAYALKLDGDLNKQAQKIAKQIYEAFMALDCDMLEINPLVETKDGQLLVLDTKMSFDSNALYRHPDVFALRDETEEDPAEIEASKYDLAYIKLDGDIGCMVNGAGLAMATMDIIKLNGSFPANFLDVGGGATTEKVTAAFKIILKDPNVKGILVNIFGGIMKCDVIAEGIVAAAKEVNLGVPLVVRLEGTNVQQGKDILANSGLPIVPANDLGDAAKKIVAEVKSAA; encoded by the coding sequence ATGAACATTCACGAATATCAGGCGAAGGAACTGCTTGCGAAGTATGGCGTGGGCATTCCCGCCGGCATCGCCGCTCTCACGGTCGAAGAAGCGGTTGCCGCCGCCAAGCAGCTGCCTGGTCCGCTTTATGTCGTGAAGGCCCAGATCCACGCCGGTGGGCGCGGCAAGGGCAAGTTCAAGGAACTCGGCCCCGACGCGAAGGGCGGCGTTCGCCTTGCCAAGTCGATCGAGGAAGTCGAAGCCTTCGCCAAGGAAATGCTCGGCAACACCCTCGTCACCGTGCAGACCGGTGAAGCTGGCAAGCAGGTCAACCGTCTCTACGTGACCGACGGCGTCGACATCGCCAAGGAATACTACTTCTCGATGCTCGTCGACCGTGCCTCGGGCCGCGTCGCGATGATCGCCTCGACCGAAGGCGGCATGGACATCGAGGAAGTCGCGCACTCGACTCCCGAAAAGATCACCACCGTCACGATCGACCCCGCCGAAGGCTTCCAGCCGCACCACGGCCGCGCGGTAGCCTATGCGCTCAAGCTGGACGGTGACCTCAACAAGCAGGCCCAGAAGATCGCCAAGCAGATCTACGAGGCCTTCATGGCGCTCGATTGCGACATGCTCGAGATCAATCCGCTGGTCGAAACCAAGGACGGCCAGCTGCTCGTCCTCGACACCAAGATGAGCTTCGACTCGAACGCCCTTTACCGTCACCCCGACGTCTTCGCCCTGCGCGACGAGACCGAAGAAGACCCGGCCGAGATCGAAGCGAGCAAGTACGACCTCGCCTACATCAAGCTCGACGGCGACATCGGCTGCATGGTCAACGGCGCGGGCCTTGCCATGGCGACGATGGACATCATCAAGCTCAACGGCTCGTTCCCGGCCAACTTCCTCGACGTGGGCGGCGGCGCCACCACCGAGAAGGTGACTGCGGCATTCAAGATCATTCTCAAGGACCCCAACGTGAAGGGCATCCTCGTGAACATCTTCGGCGGCATCATGAAGTGCGACGTCATCGCGGAAGGCATCGTCGCTGCGGCCAAGGAAGTGAACCTGGGCGTGCCGCTCGTGGTTCGCCTCGAAGGCACCAACGTCCAGCAGGGCAAGGACATCCTGGCCAACTCGGGCCTGCCGATCGTCCCCGCCAACGACCTGGGCGATGCAGCCAAGAAGATCGTCGCGGAAGTGAAGAGTGCCGCCTGA
- a CDS encoding 23S rRNA (pseudouridine(1915)-N(3))-methyltransferase RlmH, which translates to MLLHIIARGKIARSPEAELLDRYAKRITWPFKHSELPDTGGKVPPPVQTPVREVLLDERGKAMSSEEFAALLGRWRDEGVRECRFLIGAADGHGDEARARADHLLCFGKMTWPHLMARAMLAEQLWRATAILAGHPYHRSG; encoded by the coding sequence ATGCTTTTGCATATCATCGCCCGCGGCAAGATCGCCCGCTCGCCGGAAGCCGAGCTGCTCGATCGCTATGCCAAGCGGATCACCTGGCCTTTCAAGCACAGCGAATTGCCCGACACCGGCGGCAAGGTTCCGCCCCCGGTGCAGACTCCCGTGCGCGAGGTTCTGCTCGACGAGCGGGGCAAGGCGATGTCGTCCGAAGAATTTGCCGCGCTGCTCGGTCGATGGCGTGACGAAGGCGTGCGGGAATGCCGTTTCCTGATCGGCGCCGCAGACGGGCATGGCGACGAGGCGAGGGCCCGGGCGGACCACTTGCTGTGCTTCGGCAAGATGACCTGGCCGCATCTCATGGCCCGGGCGATGCTGGCCGAACAGCTCTGGCGGGCGACCGCGATTCTTGCCGGGCACCCCTATCACCGCTCGGGGTGA
- a CDS encoding 3'(2'),5'-bisphosphate nucleotidase CysQ codes for MIDRSKLESIVREAGRLALAGWPGDGHALKHWEKTPGSPVCDADLAVDAFLKKELSALLPSAGWLSEETADAPDRLQDQLVWLVDPIDGTRDFIAGRTGWAVSVALVNTRRPLFGYLYAPARRRDEGGEFWHAEAGKGSWRNGTRLAASERDSLPGARVPAKKLACEDADLTLVEQPNSIALRMAMVAADEADLLASLRWGYEWDIAAAGLIAREAGATVTDAFGKALNYNKHDPRAFGVLVTSSAIHRDAVSRLADRARRFSA; via the coding sequence ATGATTGACCGCAGCAAACTCGAATCGATCGTGCGTGAGGCAGGACGCCTCGCCCTGGCCGGCTGGCCGGGTGACGGGCATGCGCTCAAGCACTGGGAAAAGACGCCGGGAAGTCCGGTCTGCGACGCCGATTTGGCGGTCGACGCCTTTCTCAAGAAGGAGTTATCTGCCCTGCTCCCGTCCGCTGGATGGCTCTCCGAGGAAACGGCGGACGCGCCCGATCGCCTGCAGGACCAGCTGGTGTGGCTGGTCGATCCGATCGACGGAACGCGCGATTTCATCGCCGGACGTACCGGCTGGGCCGTCTCGGTCGCGCTCGTCAACACGCGCCGTCCGCTCTTCGGCTATCTCTACGCCCCTGCCCGCCGCCGCGATGAAGGCGGCGAGTTCTGGCATGCCGAAGCCGGCAAGGGCAGCTGGCGCAACGGCACGCGACTCGCCGCAAGCGAGCGCGATTCCCTTCCCGGCGCACGGGTTCCGGCCAAGAAGCTGGCCTGCGAAGACGCCGATCTGACGCTCGTAGAACAGCCCAACTCGATCGCCCTGCGCATGGCCATGGTTGCCGCTGACGAGGCCGATCTGCTCGCCTCGCTGCGCTGGGGCTACGAATGGGACATCGCCGCCGCCGGTCTCATCGCCCGCGAGGCCGGCGCGACGGTCACCGACGCTTTCGGCAAGGCGCTCAATTACAACAAGCACGACCCGCGCGCTTTCGGCGTGCTCGTCACCTCGTCTGCGATTCACCGCGATGCCGTGTCCCGCCTCGCGGATCGCGCCCGGCGGTTTTCGGCCTGA
- the rsfS gene encoding ribosome silencing factor → MPQAQIQPATTGATPPAMVDSDDPQLALVLQSLDDDQAQDLVTIDLEGKSSIADYMVIASGRSTRQVAAMAQKLGERLKQGGFGNPRVEGLPAADWVLVDAGGVIVHLFRPEVRSFYNLERMWGFDGPSGAA, encoded by the coding sequence ATGCCACAGGCACAGATACAGCCGGCTACAACCGGCGCAACGCCCCCGGCCATGGTCGACAGCGACGACCCGCAATTGGCCTTGGTCCTGCAGTCTCTGGATGACGACCAGGCGCAGGACCTTGTTACGATCGATCTCGAAGGCAAGTCGAGCATCGCCGACTACATGGTGATCGCTTCCGGCCGGTCGACGAGACAAGTGGCCGCGATGGCCCAGAAACTCGGCGAACGCCTCAAACAGGGCGGCTTCGGCAATCCTCGCGTCGAGGGCCTGCCGGCAGCCGACTGGGTACTTGTCGACGCGGGCGGCGTGATCGTCCATCTCTTCCGTCCGGAAGTTCGCAGCTTCTACAACCTCGAACGGATGTGGGGCTTCGATGGTCCCTCGGGTGCGGCTTGA
- a CDS encoding nicotinate-nucleotide adenylyltransferase codes for MAGARDRAGPALSATPLNETNLSETALSSAILARRRGPVTGLLGGSFNPAHGGHRRISLFAMDALGLDEVWWLVSPGNPLKPTAGMAPLAARVASARRQARRSRIRVTAIERELGTRYTVDSLRKLLQRYPKRRFVWLMGADNLAQLHRWKDWRNLARLMPIAVIARPGYDGPAFASPAMAWLGKFRRPQSSLRGPERWSAPALVTLRFDPDTRSATAIRRADPDWARKPSNGLSRNGRYRDGVTHRPIPGDAA; via the coding sequence CAGGCCCGGCCCTGAGTGCGACGCCCCTGAATGAGACGAACCTGAGCGAGACCGCCCTGAGCAGCGCAATCCTGGCGCGACGCAGGGGGCCGGTCACCGGTCTGCTGGGCGGCAGTTTCAATCCCGCGCATGGCGGTCATCGGCGCATCAGCCTCTTCGCAATGGACGCGCTGGGGCTGGACGAGGTCTGGTGGCTGGTCTCTCCGGGCAATCCGCTCAAGCCGACGGCGGGCATGGCGCCACTGGCGGCGCGTGTCGCCTCGGCACGGCGGCAGGCGCGCAGATCGCGAATCCGCGTGACCGCGATCGAGCGGGAACTGGGGACTCGCTACACCGTCGACTCGCTCCGCAAGCTGCTCCAGCGCTATCCGAAACGCCGGTTCGTCTGGCTCATGGGTGCCGACAATCTCGCCCAGCTGCACCGCTGGAAGGACTGGCGCAATCTCGCACGACTCATGCCGATTGCGGTAATTGCGCGTCCGGGGTATGATGGCCCCGCCTTCGCGAGCCCCGCGATGGCCTGGCTGGGGAAGTTCCGGAGACCCCAATCCAGTCTCAGAGGTCCGGAAAGGTGGAGCGCGCCTGCGCTGGTGACATTGCGATTCGACCCCGATACGCGGTCGGCAACGGCGATACGCCGGGCCGATCCGGACTGGGCCCGGAAGCCGTCGAACGGACTTTCGCGCAACGGTCGCTATCGGGACGGTGTCACGCACCGCCCGATTCCCGGAGATGCAGCGTGA